One Mangrovimonas cancribranchiae DNA segment encodes these proteins:
- a CDS encoding DUF420 domain-containing protein yields MSNVENLDAEKKYNKWIVVLSVVIPLAVAALFGIKLPNVEPLTFLPPIYASINAITAILLISAYWAIINKKPLLHERLIKVAIFFSVAFLGMYVAYHMTSDSTKYGGEGVLKYTYYIILITHILLSIIIIPFVLITYVRAITKNFERHKKIARITFPLWLYVAISGVMVYIMISPYYN; encoded by the coding sequence ATGAGTAATGTAGAAAACCTTGACGCTGAAAAAAAATATAACAAATGGATTGTTGTATTGTCTGTTGTAATTCCATTAGCTGTTGCAGCCTTGTTTGGTATAAAGTTGCCCAATGTTGAACCGTTAACGTTTTTGCCACCCATTTATGCCTCTATAAACGCTATAACTGCAATTTTATTAATTTCGGCTTATTGGGCGATTATTAATAAAAAACCTTTACTGCATGAACGACTTATTAAAGTAGCCATCTTTTTTTCAGTAGCTTTTTTAGGTATGTATGTGGCATATCATATGACTAGCGACTCTACAAAATATGGTGGCGAAGGGGTTTTAAAATATACTTATTATATCATTTTAATAACCCATATCTTACTTTCAATTATTATTATTCCTTTTGTATTAATTACCTATGTAAGAGCTATTACAAAAAACTTTGAAAGGCATAAAAAAATAGCACGTATAACTTTTCCTTTATGGTTGTATGTTGCAATTTCAGGTGTTATGGTTTATATTATGATATCACCGTATTACAACTAG